One Anopheles marshallii chromosome 3, idAnoMarsDA_429_01, whole genome shotgun sequence genomic region harbors:
- the LOC128714795 gene encoding uncharacterized protein LOC128714795: MVSIGRRNELRPMAVGLALIVFIGVTVSGQEHGADVKVEKSASVDSSALLEAALCAVKSNPGQCVRQQAARVLSNWEDILNAKKMEMLAEADKEVTARQQSRGLSDAEIARGKPSTLMQQIETGLTALSEFVSEGVDEYVSDKEQGKEEEASSKTHLHHLLKLGNAAGNAGPTQDGSPVGRAVADDEDYRDQLAAVEDGLVDYAGLAGSPDKALGRGKQEGDQLDYGFGSGEPSAGHGGGSRSAIDGDRTATGYSAVQHQQQKQQQEQQQPHHPQSLSSSDGRDGAMAEGRRIVAPSKAVPSTAAVRFDDDDDVGGLRRRRKRKGKKKKTFMKLFILGAALKAKIELLLKILSFKLQLKFFAVALIGLLINIARFWIDFKKQPSPQKVIYYEHAQHQHHYDDHGDGDFGGYWKRSLHGVHDDEPTYQGGHDRAERYDEPYLYRNPKYNPSGNHYAPQLADPHAMAYQQQRPY; this comes from the exons ATGGTTAGCATAGGCAGGCGGAACGAGCTGCGACCGATGGCGGTGGGGTTGGCACTGATCGTCTTCATCGGAGTGACCGTTTCGGGCCAGGAGCACGGTGCCGAtgtgaaagtggaaaaatcAG CATCAGTCGATTCTTCAGCCCTGCTCGAGGCAGCACTCTGCGCGGTCAAGTCAAACCCGGGCCAATGTGTACGGCAACAGGCGGCCCGTGTGCTCAGCAACTGGGAAGACATTCTAAACGCGAAGAAGATGGAAATGCTCG CCGAGGCCGACAAGGAGGTAACAGCACGACAACAAAGCCGAGGTCTCAGTGATGCTGAGATTGCACGCGGTAAACCCTCCACTCTGATGCAGCAGATCGAAACCGGTCTCACTGCACTATCGGAGTTCGTCTCGGAAGGTGTCGATGA ATACGTCTCCGACAAGGAACAGGGCAAGGAGGAGGAAGCCTCATCGAAGACGCATCTGCATCATCTGCTGAAGCTAGGTAACGCAGCTGGTAACGCCGGCCCGACCCAGGACGGTTCTCCCGTCGGTCGCGCGGTCGCCGACGACGAGGACTACCGCGATCAGCTCGCTGCTGTGGAGGATGGTTTGGTGGATTATGCTGGCTTGGCGGGCAGCCCGGATAAAGCACTTGGTAGAGGCAAGCAAGAGGGTGACCAACTGGATTATGGGTTTGGTAGTGGCGAACCTAGTGCTGGTCATGGAGGTGGGTCTCGTAGTGCCATTGACGGCGATAGGACGGCTACAGGCTACAGTGCGgtgcaacaccaacagcagaaacagcagcaggagcagcaaCAGCCACATCACCCACAGTCGCTATCGTCGAGCGACGGGCGGGACGGGGCGATGGCCGAAGGGCGCCGTATAGTGGCGCCGTCGAAAGCCGTCCCTTCCACAGCTGCCGTTCGCttcgatgatgacgacgacgtCGGTGGACTGCGCAGACGAC GCAAGCGCAAgggcaagaagaagaagacctTCATGAAGCTGTTCATTCTGGGAGCTGCTCTAAAAGCTAAGATAGAGCTGTTGCTGAAGATCTTGTCCTTTAAGTTACAGCTGAAATTCTTCGCCGTTGCACTGATCGGTCTGCTGATCAACATCGCTCGGTTCTGGATCGACTTCAAGAAGCAACCTTCTCCGCAAAAG GTGATCTACTACGAGCATGCGCAGCATCAACATCACTACGATGATCACGGCGACGGTGACTTCGGTGGTTACTGGAAGCGATCATTGCACGGTGTCCATGACGACGAGCCCACATATCAGGGTGGCCATGATCGTGCGGAACGCTACGATGAACCCTACCTCTACCGTAACCCGAAGTACAACCCGTCCGGCAACCATTACGCGCCACAGCTTGCCGATCCGCACGCAATGGCataccagcagcagcggccatACTGA
- the LOC128712855 gene encoding uncharacterized protein LOC128712855 — MYHITLQRWVSVALLVLMITSTITAEAASFPTEERHSGTEIAESRTFGRIRRLQAMIVPVMFFLGVMKTLLAFLVAISLKTLFVGVSILMINIGLAMAKVIAFFKTKHTHEHYGGYSSGGGWSDKNIHVHIHNDGYAQHGTVPLEFEHAPPSALHHTAPSVFPSYGPPVLNTYHQAAHRSRSDTVADPIYVPSATDKDENLYPKILISDRDKLDQIYAQWRQLNRNGR, encoded by the exons ATGTATCACATAACGTTACAGAGGTGGGTCTCAGTGGCCTTACTGGTCCTCATGATCACCTCAACGATCACTGCCGAAGCCGCTAGTTTTCCGACCGAAGAACGTCACTCTGGAACTGAAATCGCTG AGTCTCGCACATTTGGACGTATCAGACGACTGCAGGCAATGATCGTTCCGGTGATGTTTTTCCTGGGTGTAATGAAGACGCTGCTCGCCTTTCTGGTCGCCATCAGTCTGAAGACACTGTTCGTAGGCGTCTCCATACTGATGATCAACATCGGTTTGGCAATGGCGAAGGTGATCGCTTTCTTCAAGACCAAACACACGCACGAGCACTACGGTGGATACAGTTCCGGTGGCGGTTGGTCCGACAAGAATATCCACGTGCACATCCACAACGATGGCTACGCCCAACATGGGACGGTCCCGCTGGAGTTTGAACATGCGCCACCATCAGCACTGCACCATACAGCACCAAGCGTTTTCCCGAGCTATGGCCCACCGGTGCTAAACACCTACCATCAGGCGGCCCATCGTTCGCGAAGCGACACTGTGGCGGATCCGATCTACGTGCCGTCGGCGACGGACAAGGATGAAAATCTTTACCCGAAAATTCTAATCTCCGATCGGGACAAGCTTGATCAAATCTACGCCCAATGGCGACAGTTGAATCGAAATGGACGATAG